TTAAGTACAAGGGAAAAAATATCTCCGATATTTTGGATATGACAGTGGAAGAAGGAGTCGTGTTTTTCGAAAACATTCCTTCCATCAAACGAAAACTGGAAACACTTGTGGATGTGGGTCTCGGATACATCAAACACGGACAAGCAGCAACGACTTTCTCGGGAGGAGAAGCGCAAAGGATCAAACTTTCCACCGAACTCTCCAAACGACCTACCGGAAAAACTTTATACATACTGGATGAGCCGACGACAGGACTTCATTTCAGTGATATAGAAAAATTACTTCAGGTATTGCAAACCCTTGTGGATAAGGGAAACTCCATGATCATCATCGAACACAACTTAGATGTGATCAAAGCAGCCGATCATTTGATTGACATCGGTCCGGAAGGGGGAGAAGGAGGCGGACGGGTGATTGCGGAAGGAAAACCGGAAGAAGTGGCTCTTGTCTCCGAATCATTTACCGGACAGTATTTGAAGAAAGTATTGGCGGAGGAAAAAAGTTTCGATAAAAAATTTCCGAAACCTGCCGCCGCAGCTTTGAAAACGGAAATAGTAAGTTCCGGTTCCGATAAAAAAGTAGCTTCTCCGAAGAAGGTTAAGAAAAAGAAGTGAGCCTGATTTTGGAATCCACCAAACAAAAATTAAATGGAATGAAGGATCGGGAGATACTCCATTCTTTTTATAAAGATAGAAAGCATTTACTACTAGAGTCAGGCATTTATCAGGTGTTGGAAGATTTTGAAATTCCCGGGTCTTATTTGAAGTTTCAAAATTGTCTTCAGGAATTGGTTCTTTTGGAAGATGGAATCAATTTGGCGCTTTCCATTATGGTGGAAATCAATGTAGCGGGGGGAGTTTTGTTGCATTCCGAAACCGGTAAAGGCAAAGAGCTCTTGGAAAAAATCCGTTCTACCGATTTCATCGTTGCGACGGGTGTATCCGAACCGAAATGGGAAGGCCAACTGAAAAATATAAAGTCCTGTCTTTCCGATTCTTACCATCTAACAGGAACAAAATCTTTTATTACAAACGGAGTTTCCGCCGATTGCATACTTTGGGTATTGCCTGAGAAGGAAAGTTTTTCGGTTTATTCCGTGGATATATCAAAGCATAAAGAAACCATCCAAACCGAAGAGATCAAAACCGCATTTGCGAGTCTTGTGAATCATTTGAAGATCAGTTTGGAAAATTACCCTTTAACAAAGGAAGATTTGGTGATCACCGATTACAAATCGATCGGTCTTGAACTGCGATTGAAAGAATTATTCGGACTCGTTTCATTACTACTCGGATTTGTTTTAAAAATGTTTCCGCAAAGTCTTCCAGAAATCATTCAAAGCGAATGGGACAAGCTCCATTTTTGGAGAAATGAAAATGCAAAAGATCTGATTGTATCCAATTATTTTTCAAAACTGGAAGCTATATTTCCTTTTCCCATTCAAACCTTACTGGAATCTCTTTCCAAGTATTACGGACTAACAGCTTCTGCAGAATTGCCAAAGATTCATCCTGACTTCGCCTTATTTATTTGGGAAGATTCCGTAACACGTTTTCTTACTAAAAAAAAGAAATCCGGCTAATGATGGTGGTGGCCGTGATGACTATGTCCTATATGATGTTCTTTTTCCTGAATGGCCACGGAATCCAATTTTGATTTTATCTTTTCCGAAATAAGTTCCACATGTACAAATTGTACGCCAAAATGGGATTTGGAAAGAGTATGAACCTGGAGGGTAATCGAATCTCTATCCGCATCTTCTTTTACGAGTAATTGCAATTCCAAAGAATAGATGCCTGAAGTCAATTTTCTGACCTGGACTTTTGTCACCTCTCTCACTCCCTGGAATGCCAATAGGTGTTCAATCAGATGTTCTTTTTCGAAATCCGGAGGCTCCGCTTCCAAAAGAATTTCAAGACTTTCTCTTACAACAGATACGGATGTCTTTAGAATAAAGATCGCAATGAGTAGACTGAGTATGCTGTCGATTGCGGTATATTCGGTTAGATGGATGATGATCGCACCGATCACAACCGCAACCGTTCCGAGTAAGTCGCTTAACACATGTAAATATGCAGATTTTAGGTTCAGACTTTCTTTGCTGACCCGAAATAACAAACCCGCCGAAATAAAATTGATAATCAGTCCTATGACGGAATAAAGAAGCATAGATTCCACATGGATCGGTGTGGAACTTATGATCCTTCCGTAACTTTCATAAAGTATGAAAATGGCGATTCCTACAAGCAAGAGTCCGTTGGCAAGTGCAGCCAATACTTCGAACCGATGAAATCCGAAAGGGAATTTTTTACTCGGTTTTTTGCCGGAAATAAAAATTGCCGAAAAAGAAATGACATGAGCAAATACATCCGTTGCAATATGACCCGCATCTGCAAACAAAGCAAGACTCCCGCTTTCTTTCGAGCCGAACCATTCTATGAAAAATATGGAAAGGGAGAGGACTCCGGAGATCCCTAAAAAAGTAAGCAACTTCCTTCTTTTTTTACCTTTCGCATGGGTTAATTCAAATCCTTCGCTTTTCATTCTTGTGGGTTTTGGTTTCCGAGAGCTCTGGGAACGACTACAATGTCCACGCGGCGGTTGAGAGCTTTGTTTTCCTTCGTGGAATTAGGAACAATGGGTTGGTATTCGCTAAATCCGGCTGCGGAAAAATTTTTGGGGTTTAGG
The nucleotide sequence above comes from Leptospira kobayashii. Encoded proteins:
- a CDS encoding acyl-CoA/acyl-ACP dehydrogenase, which produces MSLILESTKQKLNGMKDREILHSFYKDRKHLLLESGIYQVLEDFEIPGSYLKFQNCLQELVLLEDGINLALSIMVEINVAGGVLLHSETGKGKELLEKIRSTDFIVATGVSEPKWEGQLKNIKSCLSDSYHLTGTKSFITNGVSADCILWVLPEKESFSVYSVDISKHKETIQTEEIKTAFASLVNHLKISLENYPLTKEDLVITDYKSIGLELRLKELFGLVSLLLGFVLKMFPQSLPEIIQSEWDKLHFWRNENAKDLIVSNYFSKLEAIFPFPIQTLLESLSKYYGLTASAELPKIHPDFALFIWEDSVTRFLTKKKKSG
- a CDS encoding cation diffusion facilitator family transporter, which translates into the protein MKSEGFELTHAKGKKRRKLLTFLGISGVLSLSIFFIEWFGSKESGSLALFADAGHIATDVFAHVISFSAIFISGKKPSKKFPFGFHRFEVLAALANGLLLVGIAIFILYESYGRIISSTPIHVESMLLYSVIGLIINFISAGLLFRVSKESLNLKSAYLHVLSDLLGTVAVVIGAIIIHLTEYTAIDSILSLLIAIFILKTSVSVVRESLEILLEAEPPDFEKEHLIEHLLAFQGVREVTKVQVRKLTSGIYSLELQLLVKEDADRDSITLQVHTLSKSHFGVQFVHVELISEKIKSKLDSVAIQEKEHHIGHSHHGHHHH